A genomic region of Clavibacter michiganensis subsp. insidiosus contains the following coding sequences:
- the treY gene encoding malto-oligosyltrehalose synthase encodes MRTPISTYRFQVRESFDLAAVAEQLPYVKDLGADWVYLSPILAAEPGSDHGYDVVDHAQVDPARGGAAGMKAVADRAHELGLGVLVDIVPNHVGVATPVESLWWWDLLTHGTASRYADAFDVDWDFGRGKVRIPVLGDGESELDELKLVRGDDGTVELRYYDQRFPVAPGTAEDDADARTVHERQSYELIDWRRADAELNYRRFFAVNTLAGIRVELPRVFEESHAEISRWFREGLADGLRVDHPDGLLDPKGYLDDLARITGGAYVLVEKILEPGETLPTDWATAGTTGYDALAEIDRVLVDPDGQVELDHLEASLRGLPQGELTSWADMIRGTKRGIADGILRSEVLRLERLVEDAPADAADALAELLATFPVYRSYLPGGLHHLEEAAAAARISRPDLVATIDALMPQLSDPTTLVAQRFQQTSGMVMAKGVEDTAFYRYSRLVSLNEVGADPSIFAIDVDDFHARQQERNRVAPHAMTTLSTHDTKRGEDVRARIDVLSETPEAWRDALGQLREVAPTGDGPFENLLWQTLVGTWPASRERLHAYAEKASREAGDSTTWTAPDEAFEERMHALVDAAFDDPRARTIVAGLYDRLSGPGWSNSLAAKAIQLTAPGMPDVYQGSELWETSLVDPDNRREVDFGMRRAALDAVLTGAEPAIDETGAAKLLVTARALRLRREHPELFTGYEPVRATGDAAAHVIAFDRGGAITVATRLPVGLETGGGWGSTSIALPEGELVDHVSGRCLDGGRVSVAALLADYPVAILAPASTAADLTPGSRA; translated from the coding sequence TTGAGAACCCCCATCTCCACCTACCGGTTCCAGGTGCGGGAATCGTTCGACCTCGCCGCCGTGGCCGAGCAGCTGCCGTACGTGAAGGACCTCGGCGCGGACTGGGTGTACCTCAGCCCGATCCTCGCGGCCGAGCCCGGATCCGACCACGGCTACGACGTCGTCGACCACGCGCAGGTCGACCCGGCGCGCGGCGGCGCGGCGGGCATGAAGGCCGTCGCGGACCGCGCCCACGAGCTGGGCCTCGGCGTGCTGGTGGACATCGTCCCCAACCACGTCGGCGTCGCGACGCCCGTGGAGAGCCTCTGGTGGTGGGACCTGCTGACGCACGGCACCGCGAGCCGGTACGCCGACGCGTTCGACGTGGACTGGGACTTCGGGCGGGGCAAGGTGCGGATCCCCGTGCTCGGCGACGGCGAGTCGGAGCTCGACGAGCTGAAGCTCGTGCGCGGCGACGACGGCACCGTGGAGCTCCGCTACTACGACCAGCGGTTCCCCGTCGCGCCCGGCACGGCCGAGGACGACGCGGACGCCCGCACGGTGCACGAGCGCCAGTCCTACGAGCTGATCGACTGGCGCCGCGCCGACGCCGAGCTCAACTACCGCCGCTTCTTCGCGGTGAACACGCTTGCGGGCATCCGCGTCGAGCTGCCGCGCGTCTTCGAGGAGTCGCACGCCGAGATCTCGCGCTGGTTCCGCGAGGGCCTCGCCGACGGCCTCCGGGTCGACCACCCGGACGGCCTGCTCGACCCGAAGGGGTACCTCGACGACCTCGCGCGGATCACCGGCGGCGCGTACGTGCTCGTCGAGAAGATCCTCGAGCCCGGCGAGACGCTGCCCACCGACTGGGCCACCGCCGGCACCACGGGCTACGACGCGCTCGCGGAGATCGACCGCGTGCTCGTCGACCCCGACGGCCAGGTCGAGCTCGACCACCTCGAGGCGTCGCTCCGCGGCCTGCCGCAGGGCGAGCTCACGAGCTGGGCCGACATGATCCGCGGCACCAAGCGCGGCATCGCCGACGGGATCCTCCGCAGCGAGGTCCTCCGCCTCGAGCGCCTCGTCGAGGACGCGCCCGCGGACGCCGCCGACGCGCTCGCCGAGCTGCTCGCGACCTTCCCCGTCTACCGCAGCTACCTACCCGGCGGGCTCCACCACCTCGAGGAGGCCGCCGCGGCCGCACGCATCAGCCGCCCGGACCTCGTCGCCACCATCGACGCGCTCATGCCCCAGCTCTCCGACCCGACCACGCTCGTCGCCCAGCGCTTCCAGCAGACGAGCGGCATGGTCATGGCCAAGGGCGTCGAGGACACCGCGTTCTACCGGTACTCGCGCCTCGTCTCGCTCAACGAGGTCGGCGCCGACCCGTCGATCTTCGCGATCGACGTCGACGACTTCCACGCGCGCCAGCAGGAGCGGAACCGCGTCGCGCCCCACGCGATGACGACGCTCTCCACGCACGACACCAAGCGCGGCGAGGACGTGCGCGCCCGCATCGACGTGCTGTCCGAGACGCCCGAGGCCTGGCGCGACGCGCTCGGCCAGCTCCGCGAGGTCGCCCCCACGGGCGACGGCCCGTTCGAGAACCTGCTGTGGCAGACGCTCGTCGGCACCTGGCCCGCGTCGCGCGAGCGCCTGCACGCGTACGCCGAGAAGGCGTCGCGCGAGGCCGGCGACTCGACCACGTGGACCGCGCCCGACGAGGCCTTCGAGGAGCGCATGCACGCGCTCGTCGACGCGGCCTTCGACGACCCGCGCGCCCGCACGATCGTCGCCGGGCTCTACGACCGGCTCTCCGGACCCGGCTGGTCGAACTCCCTCGCGGCCAAGGCCATCCAGCTCACGGCCCCCGGCATGCCCGACGTCTACCAGGGCAGCGAGCTGTGGGAGACGAGCCTCGTGGATCCCGACAACCGCCGCGAGGTCGACTTCGGCATGCGCCGCGCCGCCCTCGACGCCGTGCTCACGGGCGCCGAGCCCGCCATCGACGAGACCGGGGCCGCCAAGCTCCTCGTCACGGCGCGGGCTCTCCGCCTCCGTCGCGAGCACCCGGAGCTGTTCACGGGCTACGAGCCCGTGCGCGCGACCGGCGACGCCGCGGCCCACGTGATCGCGTTCGACCGCGGCGGGGCGATCACCGTCGCGACCCGCCTGCCCGTCGGGCTCGAGACCGGCGGCGGGTGGGGATCCACCTCCATCGCGCTGCCCGAGGGCGAGCTCGTCGACCACGTGAGCGGCCGTTGCCTCGACGGCGGGCGCGTGTCCGTGGCGGCGCTCCTCGCCGACTACCCGGTCGCGATCCTCGCGCCCGCATCCACCGCCGCCGACCTCACCCCCGGGAGCCGAGCATGA
- a CDS encoding oxygenase MpaB family protein has protein sequence MDVSRFADRWKSHILETFSADSEGRPQWIQDLEDGEDAGWFGPGSAVWAVHGGMPTLVAGIRALLMQTLHPGAMAGVHDWSRYREDPLGRLAGTVRWVITTSFGDRDTAVDVSRRVRGYHRKVQGTFVDGRGVERPYSANDPDLLAWVHMVFTDAFLSTHMQWGPPIPGGPDLYVAEWAKAGELMGVEAPPRSHAELHAQIDAFHDQGLLRADERTRETISFLREPPLRPSMLPAYRVLFAGAVASLEPRYRELLGLDRASFGPFPLAALASTRVMLGVAGRVMGDQSTSHEAALKRIARLDARSAGSSTGPAQEPCPGLGDDAGHRAQPAA, from the coding sequence GTGGACGTGAGCAGATTCGCGGACCGCTGGAAGTCCCACATCCTGGAGACGTTCTCCGCGGACTCCGAGGGGCGACCCCAGTGGATCCAGGACCTGGAGGACGGCGAGGACGCCGGCTGGTTCGGCCCCGGCTCCGCGGTCTGGGCCGTGCACGGCGGCATGCCGACGCTCGTGGCGGGGATCCGCGCCCTCCTCATGCAGACGCTGCACCCGGGCGCCATGGCCGGCGTGCACGACTGGTCGCGCTACCGCGAGGACCCGCTCGGCCGGCTCGCCGGCACCGTGCGCTGGGTCATCACCACCTCGTTCGGCGACCGGGACACCGCGGTCGACGTCAGCCGACGCGTCCGCGGCTACCACCGCAAGGTGCAGGGCACGTTCGTCGACGGCCGCGGCGTCGAGCGCCCCTACAGCGCCAACGACCCGGACCTCCTCGCCTGGGTGCACATGGTCTTCACGGACGCGTTCCTCAGCACGCACATGCAGTGGGGGCCGCCGATCCCGGGCGGGCCCGACCTGTACGTGGCCGAGTGGGCGAAGGCGGGCGAGCTCATGGGCGTCGAGGCGCCGCCGCGCTCGCACGCCGAGCTGCACGCGCAGATCGACGCGTTCCACGACCAGGGCCTCCTCCGCGCCGACGAGCGCACGCGCGAGACGATCTCGTTCCTCCGAGAGCCGCCGCTGCGGCCCTCCATGCTGCCGGCCTACCGCGTGCTCTTCGCGGGAGCCGTCGCGTCGCTCGAGCCGCGGTACCGCGAGCTCCTCGGGCTCGACCGGGCGTCGTTCGGCCCCTTCCCGCTGGCGGCGCTCGCCTCGACGCGCGTGATGCTCGGCGTCGCCGGGCGCGTGATGGGCGACCAGTCCACGAGCCACGAGGCCGCGCTCAAGCGCATCGCGCGGCTGGACGCCCGGTCGGCCGGGTCGTCGACCGGACCCGCGCAGGAGCCCTGCCCGGGACTCGGCGACGACGCCGGGCACCGCGCCCAGCCCGCGGCCTGA
- the treZ gene encoding malto-oligosyltrehalose trehalohydrolase gives MTDDRFDIWAPEARTLALSVGDERLPLSPVGDGWWTLDADRAEALPSGDLDYGYLVDDADTPLPDPRSRRQPEGVHGRSRTYDPSSFAWTDQAWTGRQLAGAVIYEMHIGTFTPDGTLDSAIDRLDHLVGLGVDLVEVLPVNGFNGTHNWGYDGVLWYTVQETYGGPAAYQRFVDACHARGLGVVQDVVYNHLGPSGNYLPEFGPYLHEASANTWGSSLNLDGEGSGPVREYIIDNALMWLGDYHVDALRLDAVHALVDSTATHLLEELAVQVDVLSAHVGRPLTLIAESDLNDPKLITSREAHGYGLDAQWSDDFHHAVHVALTGETTGYYEDFASLGALAKVITRGFFHDGTWSSFRGRVHGRPIDTERIPAHRLVVANQNHDQIGNRATGDRLTATLDEGGLALAAVLTLTSPFTPMLFMGEEWGATTPWQFFTSHPEHDLGEATAKGRIAEFAKMGWDESVVPNPQDLSTFQDSKLDWSELYGSEAADSQHARLFALYGELIRLRRAHPDLTDPRFAEVEVEVHEEARLLVMDRGELSIVVNLSDEERRVPVVGERPALLLATAPGVALGDDEVVLPARSAAILGPVADSAEALLA, from the coding sequence ATGACCGACGACCGCTTCGACATCTGGGCCCCCGAGGCCCGCACCCTCGCCCTCTCCGTGGGCGACGAGCGCCTGCCGCTCTCGCCCGTCGGCGACGGCTGGTGGACCCTCGACGCCGACCGCGCCGAGGCCCTCCCCTCCGGCGACCTCGACTACGGCTACCTCGTGGACGACGCCGACACCCCGCTGCCCGACCCGCGCTCGCGCCGCCAGCCCGAGGGCGTCCACGGCCGCTCGCGCACCTACGACCCGTCGTCGTTCGCGTGGACCGACCAGGCGTGGACCGGCCGCCAGCTCGCCGGCGCCGTGATCTACGAGATGCACATCGGCACCTTCACGCCCGACGGCACGCTCGATTCCGCCATCGACCGGCTCGACCACCTCGTGGGGCTCGGCGTGGACCTCGTGGAGGTGCTGCCGGTCAACGGCTTCAACGGCACGCACAACTGGGGCTACGACGGCGTCCTCTGGTACACCGTGCAGGAGACCTACGGCGGTCCCGCGGCGTACCAGCGCTTCGTCGACGCGTGCCACGCGCGCGGCCTCGGCGTCGTGCAGGACGTCGTCTACAACCACCTCGGGCCGTCGGGCAACTACCTGCCGGAGTTCGGGCCGTACCTGCACGAGGCCTCGGCCAACACGTGGGGATCCAGCCTCAACCTCGACGGCGAGGGCTCCGGCCCCGTCCGCGAGTACATCATCGACAACGCGCTGATGTGGCTCGGCGACTACCACGTCGACGCGCTGCGCCTCGACGCGGTGCACGCGCTCGTCGACTCGACCGCGACGCACCTCCTCGAGGAGCTCGCGGTGCAGGTGGACGTCCTGTCCGCGCACGTCGGCCGGCCGCTCACGCTCATCGCGGAGTCGGACCTCAACGACCCGAAGCTCATCACCTCGCGCGAGGCGCACGGCTACGGGCTCGACGCGCAGTGGAGCGACGACTTCCACCACGCCGTCCACGTCGCGCTCACGGGCGAGACGACCGGCTACTACGAGGACTTCGCGTCGCTCGGGGCGCTCGCCAAGGTGATCACGCGCGGCTTCTTCCACGACGGCACGTGGTCGTCGTTCCGCGGCCGCGTCCACGGGCGTCCGATCGACACCGAGCGGATCCCCGCGCACCGCCTCGTGGTCGCGAACCAGAACCACGACCAGATCGGCAACCGCGCCACGGGCGACCGCCTCACGGCGACGCTCGACGAGGGCGGGCTCGCGCTGGCCGCGGTCCTCACGCTGACGTCGCCCTTCACCCCGATGCTCTTCATGGGCGAGGAGTGGGGCGCGACCACGCCGTGGCAGTTCTTCACGTCGCACCCGGAGCACGACCTCGGCGAGGCGACCGCGAAGGGCCGCATCGCGGAGTTCGCGAAGATGGGCTGGGACGAGTCGGTCGTGCCGAACCCGCAGGACCTCTCGACGTTCCAGGACTCGAAGCTCGACTGGTCGGAGCTCTACGGCTCCGAGGCCGCGGACTCGCAGCACGCCCGCCTGTTCGCGCTGTACGGCGAGCTGATCCGCCTGCGCCGCGCCCACCCCGATCTCACCGACCCCCGGTTCGCCGAGGTGGAGGTCGAGGTGCACGAGGAGGCGCGACTCCTCGTGATGGACCGCGGCGAGCTGTCCATCGTCGTCAACCTGTCCGACGAGGAGCGGCGCGTGCCCGTCGTGGGCGAGCGTCCCGCGCTGCTGCTCGCCACGGCCCCGGGCGTCGCCCTGGGCGACGACGAGGTCGTGCTGCCCGCGCGCTCGGCCGCGATCCTCGGCCCGGTGGCCGACTCGGCGGAGGCCCTGCTGGCCTGA
- a CDS encoding GNAT family N-acetyltransferase: MTPATRDLVPADLAWMVPLNNSAVPAVPPMDAASLGEVLRHADLAIAVADADAPDATPVGMLLAMQPGGAYDSSNYRWFGEHGVDGLYVDRIVVGDGQRGRRLGQVLYARVFAEARRTGRAAVTCEVNTLPPNPGSLAFHGRLGFLRLAEVVDDDGLHAVAMLSAPVDPDPSAPSARRSPAP; the protein is encoded by the coding sequence GTGACCCCCGCCACCCGCGACCTCGTCCCCGCCGACCTCGCGTGGATGGTGCCGCTGAACAACTCCGCCGTGCCCGCGGTCCCGCCCATGGACGCCGCGTCGCTCGGCGAGGTGCTCCGCCACGCCGACCTCGCGATCGCCGTCGCCGACGCGGATGCGCCGGACGCGACGCCGGTCGGCATGCTCCTCGCGATGCAGCCCGGCGGCGCCTACGACAGCTCGAACTACCGCTGGTTCGGGGAGCACGGGGTCGACGGCCTCTACGTCGACCGGATCGTGGTCGGCGACGGGCAGCGCGGGCGCCGGCTCGGCCAGGTCCTCTACGCCCGCGTCTTCGCCGAGGCCCGCCGCACGGGGCGCGCGGCCGTCACGTGCGAGGTCAACACGCTCCCGCCGAACCCCGGGTCGCTCGCCTTCCACGGCCGGCTCGGCTTCCTCCGCCTCGCCGAGGTCGTCGACGACGACGGGCTGCACGCGGTCGCGATGCTGTCCGCTCCCGTCGATCCGGATCCGTCCGCCCCGTCCGCGCGCCGATCCCCCGCGCCATGA
- a CDS encoding DNA polymerase IV, giving the protein MSRQDGSTRRTSDASADDSEATILHIDMDAFFAAVELLERPELRGTPVIVGGSSGRGVVTSATYEARRFGVRSAMPMAQALRLCPQATVIGGHMEKYAHWSRVVMGIFRDITPLVEPLSIDEAFLDVAGARGLFGPPAEIGAMIRRRVHAETGLTCSVGAASTKFVAKLASTRCKPDGLLVIPAAETLPFLHGLPVGALWGVGKTTEEALLRRGLRTVADIADTPLPTLQSMLGGSAGARLHDLSWGRDPRRVSTHREEKSMGHENTFHDDVTDPEIVRRELLGQATRVAERLRRAGLTARTVSLKLRYSDFRTITRSRTLSDPTDVARRIYDEIRDVYEQVARPGDRIRLVGVRAEQLDDADNRAVALWDADEGWREAERTVDQAAERFGRGAIGPASLLRKPGAKRATVSDPRTEAASRGTLPAHPPD; this is encoded by the coding sequence ATGAGCAGGCAGGACGGATCGACCCGGCGCACGTCCGACGCGAGCGCGGACGACTCCGAGGCGACCATCCTCCACATCGACATGGACGCGTTCTTCGCCGCCGTCGAGCTGCTCGAGCGGCCGGAGCTGCGCGGCACCCCCGTCATCGTCGGCGGGTCATCGGGGCGCGGCGTCGTCACGAGCGCCACCTACGAGGCCCGGCGCTTCGGCGTCCGCTCGGCCATGCCCATGGCCCAGGCGCTGCGCCTCTGCCCGCAGGCCACCGTCATCGGCGGCCACATGGAGAAGTACGCGCACTGGTCGCGCGTGGTGATGGGCATCTTCCGCGACATCACCCCGCTCGTGGAGCCGCTCAGCATCGACGAGGCGTTCCTCGACGTGGCGGGCGCCCGCGGGCTGTTCGGCCCGCCCGCCGAGATCGGCGCGATGATCCGCCGCCGCGTGCACGCCGAGACCGGCCTCACCTGCTCGGTCGGCGCGGCCTCCACCAAGTTCGTCGCCAAGCTCGCGAGCACGCGCTGCAAGCCCGACGGCCTGTTGGTCATCCCCGCCGCCGAGACGCTGCCGTTCCTGCACGGGCTGCCGGTCGGCGCGCTCTGGGGCGTGGGGAAGACGACCGAGGAGGCGCTCCTCCGGCGCGGCCTCCGCACGGTCGCCGACATCGCGGACACGCCGCTGCCCACGCTGCAGTCGATGCTCGGCGGGTCCGCGGGCGCCCGGCTGCACGACCTCTCCTGGGGCCGCGACCCCCGGCGCGTCAGCACGCACCGCGAGGAGAAGAGCATGGGGCACGAGAACACGTTCCACGACGACGTGACGGATCCCGAGATCGTGCGCCGCGAGCTCCTCGGCCAGGCCACGCGCGTCGCCGAGCGTCTCCGGCGCGCGGGCCTCACCGCCCGCACCGTGTCGCTCAAGCTCCGCTACTCCGACTTCCGCACCATCACGCGCTCGCGCACGCTGTCGGATCCCACCGACGTCGCGCGCCGCATCTACGACGAGATCCGCGACGTCTACGAGCAGGTCGCCCGGCCGGGCGACCGGATCCGGCTCGTGGGCGTGCGCGCCGAGCAGCTCGACGACGCCGACAACCGCGCCGTCGCGCTGTGGGACGCGGACGAGGGCTGGCGCGAGGCCGAGCGCACGGTCGACCAGGCGGCGGAGCGGTTCGGCCGTGGCGCCATCGGGCCGGCGTCGCTCCTGCGGAAGCCGGGGGCGAAGCGGGCGACGGTGTCGGATCCGCGCACGGAGGCCGCCTCCCGCGGTACCCTCCCCGCACACCCGCCCGACTGA
- a CDS encoding sulfite oxidase-like oxidoreductase: MTGITRGFVGRPRKGPADRLPPGQYDTQGGWPVLTAEAVPNLPESRWSIAVDGLVEGPTTWDWDEAHALPRSEYAGDIHCVTTWTRLDTRFAGVSVDTLLDAAGPLPEARFVLATSHSGYTTNLPLEDLRGGRAWIAWEADGRPLTPDHGGPARLLVPHLYFWKSAKWIARLTLLDRDQQGFWERNGYHDRGDPWREQRYQGDR, translated from the coding sequence ATGACCGGCATCACCCGCGGCTTCGTCGGCCGCCCGCGCAAGGGCCCGGCCGACCGGCTCCCGCCCGGCCAGTACGACACCCAGGGCGGCTGGCCCGTCCTCACCGCCGAGGCCGTGCCGAACCTGCCCGAGTCGCGCTGGTCGATCGCCGTCGACGGCCTCGTCGAGGGCCCCACGACGTGGGACTGGGACGAGGCCCACGCGCTGCCCCGGTCCGAGTACGCGGGCGACATCCACTGCGTCACCACCTGGACCCGGCTCGACACGCGCTTCGCGGGCGTCAGCGTCGACACGCTGCTCGACGCCGCGGGCCCGCTCCCGGAGGCGCGCTTCGTCCTCGCGACCTCGCACTCCGGGTACACGACCAACCTGCCGCTCGAGGACCTCCGCGGCGGCCGCGCGTGGATCGCGTGGGAGGCGGACGGCCGCCCGCTCACGCCCGACCACGGCGGACCCGCGCGCCTCCTCGTGCCGCACCTCTACTTCTGGAAGAGCGCGAAGTGGATCGCCCGCCTCACGCTCCTCGACCGCGACCAGCAGGGCTTCTGGGAGCGCAACGGCTACCACGACCGCGGCGACCCGTGGCGCGAGCAGCGCTACCAGGGCGACCGCTGA
- a CDS encoding DUF1697 domain-containing protein: MERSVVLLRGINVGRSKQVPMAELAAALEGLGYVRVRTHLRSGNAVVDHERASGRGAAVAIEDAVRLATGVTADVHVVPADDFRRIAAGIPFGVAADDPSRLLVSFLDRPLDPLPAPPPAVDIAPDLVAVARDAVYSWHPDGVSASRVPPAFWRGLGASVTARNVRTVSALVALLDS; the protein is encoded by the coding sequence ATGGAGCGATCGGTCGTGCTGCTGCGCGGGATCAACGTCGGGCGTTCCAAGCAGGTCCCCATGGCCGAGCTCGCGGCGGCGCTGGAGGGCCTCGGCTACGTGCGCGTGCGCACGCACCTCCGGAGCGGGAACGCCGTCGTCGACCACGAGCGCGCGAGCGGCCGCGGTGCGGCGGTGGCGATCGAGGACGCGGTCCGGCTCGCCACGGGCGTGACCGCGGACGTCCACGTCGTCCCGGCCGACGACTTCCGGCGCATCGCCGCGGGCATCCCGTTCGGCGTCGCCGCCGACGACCCCTCCCGTCTCCTCGTCTCGTTCCTCGACCGCCCGCTGGATCCGCTGCCCGCGCCGCCGCCCGCCGTCGACATCGCGCCCGACCTCGTCGCGGTCGCCCGCGACGCGGTCTACTCCTGGCACCCCGACGGCGTCTCCGCGTCCCGCGTGCCCCCCGCGTTCTGGCGCGGGCTCGGCGCCTCCGTCACCGCCAGGAACGTCCGCACGGTGTCCGCCCTCGTCGCGCTCCTCGACTCCTGA
- a CDS encoding FAD-binding oxidoreductase, whose amino-acid sequence MARAALPGRPLSALTPAPGSGPAREPAVPASVGGEWRTATITALEHPTPTTVLLRFDVPGRIPHLPGQHCVVRLRAEDGYTAQRSYSILSAPHEEGVELLMERYEDGEVSGFFADVARVGDEIEMRLPIGGFFVWDGATPAVALGGGTGAVPLVAMVRHARHLGVPHLVRVAVSGRTAADVPCRAELEAAGALIVTTRERHGARGFGRLRTDEVAGLAAGAGVALVCGSTAFAGGATRLLLDAGVDRDAIRIEQFGPSGECRRRRRATLGRTATEPRGAGA is encoded by the coding sequence GTGGCGCGAGCAGCGCTACCAGGGCGACCGCTGAGCGCGCTGACGCCCGCGCCCGGATCCGGGCCCGCGCGCGAGCCCGCCGTCCCCGCGTCCGTCGGCGGCGAGTGGCGGACGGCGACCATCACGGCGCTCGAGCACCCGACGCCGACGACCGTCCTGCTGCGCTTCGACGTGCCCGGCCGGATCCCGCACCTGCCCGGCCAGCACTGCGTCGTCCGGCTGCGCGCGGAGGACGGGTACACGGCCCAGCGTTCGTACTCGATCCTGTCCGCGCCGCACGAGGAGGGCGTCGAGCTGCTGATGGAGCGCTACGAGGACGGCGAGGTGAGCGGCTTCTTCGCCGACGTCGCCCGGGTCGGCGACGAGATCGAGATGCGCCTGCCCATCGGCGGCTTCTTCGTCTGGGACGGCGCGACGCCGGCGGTCGCGCTCGGCGGCGGCACGGGGGCGGTGCCCTTGGTGGCGATGGTCCGCCACGCGCGGCACCTCGGCGTGCCGCACCTCGTCCGCGTGGCCGTCTCGGGGCGCACCGCGGCGGACGTCCCGTGCCGCGCGGAGCTCGAGGCCGCGGGCGCGCTCATCGTGACGACCCGCGAGCGGCACGGCGCGCGCGGGTTCGGTCGCCTCCGAACCGACGAGGTCGCGGGGCTCGCCGCGGGCGCCGGGGTCGCGCTCGTGTGCGGATCCACCGCGTTCGCGGGCGGGGCGACGCGCCTGCTGCTCGACGCCGGAGTCGATCGCGACGCGATCCGCATCGAGCAGTTCGGCCCGTCGGGGGAGTGCCGCCGCCGCCGTCGGGCCACACTGGGGCGGACGGCGACGGAGCCGCGGGGAGCGGGTGCCTGA
- a CDS encoding UDP-glucose dehydrogenase family protein, with amino-acid sequence MRISVIGCGYLGTVHAACMSRLGHDVVAVDVDAAKIASLQQGVAPFFEPGLPDLLTEQLATGRLRFTTDTAEAAGSRVHFIAVGTPQKRGENAADMTYVDAAVDALIPHLAPGDVVAGKSTVPVGTARRLAERIAGRVPGATLMWNPEFLREGFAVEDTLTPDRFVYGLPAGDAGEAARAALDEVYAAALGTGTARVTTDYETAELVKVSANAFLATKISFINAMAEVCEATGADVTQLADAIGYDDRIGRRFLNAGIGFGGGCLPKDIRAFMARAGELGADQALTFLREVDSINMRRRVRAVDVAREVCGGSLLGRNIAVLGLAFKPESDDVRDSPALSISAQLQLQGARVLATDPYANENSRRRFPELTYVDTWQEAARDADAVMLLTEWKQYRAIDPSELKAIVTTPVIVDGRNCLDPVAWRAAGWRYRGMGRP; translated from the coding sequence GTGCGCATCTCCGTCATCGGCTGCGGCTACCTCGGCACGGTCCACGCGGCGTGCATGAGCCGCCTCGGGCACGACGTGGTCGCGGTCGACGTGGACGCCGCGAAGATCGCCTCCCTGCAGCAGGGCGTGGCCCCCTTCTTCGAGCCGGGCCTGCCGGACCTGCTCACCGAGCAGCTCGCGACCGGCCGCCTCCGCTTCACCACCGACACGGCCGAGGCCGCCGGGTCCCGCGTGCACTTCATCGCCGTCGGCACGCCGCAGAAGCGCGGCGAGAACGCCGCCGACATGACGTACGTCGACGCCGCGGTCGACGCGCTGATCCCCCACCTGGCGCCCGGCGACGTGGTCGCCGGCAAGTCCACCGTCCCCGTCGGCACCGCGCGCCGCCTCGCGGAGCGCATCGCGGGGCGCGTCCCCGGCGCGACGCTGATGTGGAACCCGGAGTTCCTGCGCGAGGGCTTCGCGGTCGAGGACACGCTCACGCCCGACCGCTTCGTCTACGGCCTGCCAGCCGGCGACGCCGGGGAGGCCGCGCGCGCCGCCCTCGACGAGGTCTACGCCGCCGCGCTGGGCACCGGCACCGCCCGGGTCACGACCGACTACGAGACCGCCGAGCTCGTGAAGGTGTCCGCGAACGCGTTCCTCGCGACCAAGATCTCCTTCATCAACGCCATGGCGGAGGTGTGCGAGGCCACCGGCGCCGACGTCACGCAGCTGGCGGACGCCATCGGCTACGACGACCGCATCGGCCGCCGCTTCCTCAACGCCGGCATCGGCTTCGGCGGCGGCTGCCTCCCCAAGGACATCCGCGCGTTCATGGCGCGCGCGGGCGAGCTCGGCGCCGACCAGGCGCTCACGTTCCTCCGCGAGGTCGACTCCATCAACATGCGCCGTCGCGTGCGCGCGGTCGACGTGGCGCGCGAGGTGTGCGGCGGATCCCTGCTCGGCCGCAACATCGCCGTGCTGGGCCTCGCCTTCAAGCCCGAGTCGGACGACGTGCGCGACTCCCCCGCGCTCAGCATCTCCGCGCAGCTGCAGCTGCAGGGCGCGCGCGTGCTCGCGACGGATCCGTACGCCAACGAGAACTCGCGCCGCCGCTTCCCGGAGCTCACCTACGTCGACACCTGGCAGGAGGCGGCGCGCGACGCCGACGCCGTCATGCTGCTCACCGAGTGGAAGCAGTACCGGGCCATCGACCCGTCCGAGCTCAAGGCCATCGTGACGACGCCCGTGATCGTCGACGGCCGCAACTGCCTCGACCCCGTCGCGTGGCGCGCCGCCGGCTGGCGCTACCGCGGCATGGGCCGGCCCTAG